CTGGTTGGCTGAGCAATCCAAGGAGCTGAGCGCGAAGGGAGTCCAGGTTTGGAAGCTTCGACAAAGCGACAACCTCATCCTTTTCAAGGCGCTGAGAGCTGAGAATGCCTACCTTAACGTCCATCTTGTCCTTCTTGTCGAAGAACTTGGTCAATACCTTCGCAACGCCTGATGGATTGTTGCCACCGATAACGATCGCGTTCTGACCATTAAGGTGCTCGTCAATCTCAGGATAACCACGCTCGCGAGCGGCTACTCTCAGGATGTTGTTCTTAACAACGTGGAACTCTGCCTCTTCCTTTACGAGCTCGGCACGCAATTCGGCGATGTCGATAACGGTCGAACGCTCGTAGTCGGCCAAGAACAAGTAGTCCGACTTGTCGAGGTGAGTGTTGATTTCTTCAACGAGAAATTTCTTTTCGGGTCTCATTTTCTGTAAGCTCCTCTATTTTAGTACTTAGCGAACTCGGAGCTCGAAAGCTTCAAGCTTGGAGTTTGAGTGGCCGAAATGTAAGCGCTCTTGATGTAGCGGCCCTTGAAAGCGGAAGGCCGAGCCTTACCGATTGCTTCCATGATCGCTGTCAAGTTGCCCAGCACTTCTTCGTTGCCGAAGGAACGCTTACCAACGCCAACACCGAGAGAGGCGTTTTTGTCTACCTTGTATTCAACACGACCAGCCATCACTTCCTTGATGGCCTTGGAAATGTCGTCTGAAACGGTACCGGCCTTTGGGTTTGGCATTAGTCCCTTTGGACCGAGGACGCGGGCGATCTTACGAACGTCTTTCATCGCGTCAGGAGTCGCGACAGCTACGTCGAAATCGAACCAGCCGCCTTGAACCTTGGCGATCATATCTTCGAGACCGGCCTCGGTAGCACCCGCTGCCTTAGCAGCTTCCGCATCAGCGGTGAACGCCAGAACACGAACAGTCTTACCGCTACCGTGTGGAAGCATTACTGTACCACGAACCATTTCGTCACCCTTGCGTGGGTCGACGCCCAGCTTGAGAGACACTTCGATAGTCTCGTCAAACTTTGCCTTCGGCAATTTGGCGAGAACTTCAACCGCTTCTGCGATTGTGTATTCTTTACTAAGATCGGCCGCCTCTGAAGCAGCGCGAAACTTTTTGGATAGTTTAACCATTTAGTACTCCTTGCGGTGCAAACGCCTTGCGGCTCCCGCGTTGAGGTTCTTTTCTATTTAACCTTCTACTTCGATACCCATCGAGCGA
This genomic interval from Pelagicoccus albus contains the following:
- the rplJ gene encoding 50S ribosomal protein L10, whose amino-acid sequence is MRPEKKFLVEEINTHLDKSDYLFLADYERSTVIDIAELRAELVKEEAEFHVVKNNILRVAARERGYPEIDEHLNGQNAIVIGGNNPSGVAKVLTKFFDKKDKMDVKVGILSSQRLEKDEVVALSKLPNLDSLRAQLLGLLSQPAQSLVFVLNGVPTAMLNVLQAKADKGE
- the rplA gene encoding 50S ribosomal protein L1; translated protein: MVKLSKKFRAASEAADLSKEYTIAEAVEVLAKLPKAKFDETIEVSLKLGVDPRKGDEMVRGTVMLPHGSGKTVRVLAFTADAEAAKAAGATEAGLEDMIAKVQGGWFDFDVAVATPDAMKDVRKIARVLGPKGLMPNPKAGTVSDDISKAIKEVMAGRVEYKVDKNASLGVGVGKRSFGNEEVLGNLTAIMEAIGKARPSAFKGRYIKSAYISATQTPSLKLSSSEFAKY